In Candidatus Defluviilinea proxima, a single genomic region encodes these proteins:
- a CDS encoding 4-vinyl reductase produces MTESQSFFYPNRMGRIILLSMEEVMGRNGVHAILNLASLSSLLDNYPPENTEREFPFTTISAMTDMLEQVYGPHGGRGLALRVGRACFNNGVRQYGMQMGITEMAFRLLPLPAKVSAGAKAFAELFNHFTDQKVRIEEDGNKLLWHIERCPLCWERHAHEPVCHLAVGLLQEALYWLSGGKVFNVEEKTCIAAGDECCTIEIDQSPIY; encoded by the coding sequence ATGACCGAATCACAGTCATTTTTTTACCCAAACCGGATGGGGAGAATCATCCTTCTCTCCATGGAAGAGGTAATGGGACGGAATGGCGTACATGCTATTCTTAACCTCGCCTCGCTTTCATCGCTTTTAGATAACTATCCGCCCGAAAACACCGAGCGCGAATTCCCCTTTACTACAATTAGTGCTATGACAGATATGTTGGAGCAGGTTTATGGTCCGCATGGTGGACGTGGGCTTGCTTTGCGTGTTGGGCGTGCCTGTTTCAATAATGGGGTCCGTCAGTATGGTATGCAGATGGGCATTACCGAAATGGCCTTTCGCCTCTTGCCGCTTCCAGCCAAAGTCAGTGCAGGGGCAAAGGCGTTTGCCGAGCTATTCAATCACTTTACCGACCAAAAAGTACGGATCGAAGAAGACGGTAACAAACTTCTCTGGCATATTGAGCGGTGTCCCTTGTGTTGGGAGCGCCACGCGCATGAACCGGTCTGTCATTTAGCGGTTGGCCTGTTACAAGAGGCTTTATACTGGTTAAGCGGTGGGAAAGTATTCAATGTGGAGGAAAAAACCTGTATTGCGGCCGGAGATGAGTGTTGCACCATTGAAATCGACCAATCCCCGATCTATTAG
- a CDS encoding alpha/beta hydrolase has protein sequence MSSITTDQGIVHYEVYGRGKPVILLHGWLGSWGLWQETMGFLGRYYRTYAMDFWGFGESGKKRETYAVQDFVSLVNQFMEQLGIMHAPLVGHSMGGTVSLSVAIRFPERVSKVVVVGSPIVGSSLAPLLKLAGYRPSAFVLFNMMGPFRAFMKHYYSRVICSDPRFPNMMDRDLSKTTLESFLLSIASLRRTDLRPMLDQIKIPAMGMYGDVDKVVHPKQWQPMQKGIPQAKIERFPKCGHFPMLEEPQIFAEKLKAFLDYQEPIAQPIIQAQPTPLNTTTSVTLAP, from the coding sequence GTGTCGTCGATCACCACTGATCAAGGTATTGTTCATTACGAAGTATATGGGCGAGGAAAACCCGTAATTCTTCTGCATGGCTGGCTCGGTTCGTGGGGCCTGTGGCAGGAGACGATGGGATTTCTCGGTCGATATTATCGCACCTATGCAATGGATTTTTGGGGGTTTGGGGAATCAGGTAAAAAGCGCGAAACCTACGCTGTGCAGGATTTCGTCAGCCTTGTAAATCAATTCATGGAACAACTTGGTATCATGCATGCGCCGCTTGTCGGTCATAGCATGGGTGGTACGGTCAGCCTTTCAGTTGCCATTCGTTTTCCGGAACGTGTTAGCAAAGTTGTTGTTGTCGGTTCGCCTATTGTTGGGTCTTCGTTGGCCCCATTACTCAAATTGGCGGGCTATCGTCCCAGTGCGTTCGTGTTATTCAATATGATGGGTCCTTTTAGAGCCTTCATGAAACACTATTATTCTCGTGTAATCTGCTCCGATCCACGCTTTCCAAACATGATGGATCGTGACCTTTCCAAGACGACGCTCGAATCATTCCTCCTTTCGATTGCCTCGCTTCGAAGAACGGATCTTCGCCCAATGCTTGACCAGATCAAGATTCCTGCGATGGGCATGTATGGTGATGTAGATAAAGTTGTTCACCCCAAGCAATGGCAACCCATGCAAAAAGGGATTCCTCAGGCAAAGATCGAAAGATTCCCAAAGTGCGGGCATTTTCCCATGTTGGAAGAGCCTCAAATCTTTGCTGAAAAACTTAAAGCCTTCCTTGATTACCAAGAACCAATAGCACAACCTATTATTCAAGCACAGCCCACACCTCTGAATACAACAACGTCCGTAACGCTGGCTCCATGA
- a CDS encoding shikimate dehydrogenase, giving the protein MDTFAFIIHPIDPKRDVSRKFPLLGRVLNEKQIDFFSTFFPPVYISEIEGIRSEATGKEIKGWFIACPYTPRRMMELPEQAVYRKIIQTGRLAEKLGAQVLGLGAFTSVVGDAGVTIANALDVPVTTGDSYTVIVAVEAIREAARIMDIPLRGATAAVVGATGTIGQVCADLLADDVERLYLIGRRQDALEELRDRLKVHARAELIVSTKMDVLSEAQLILTVTSAVHDIIRPEYLQSGSVVCDVARPRDVSAMVAAVRDDILVIDGGMVDVPGPVDFHFNFGFPPGKAYACMAETIALALEGRFEDYTLGKHITRARVEEIGSMAVKHGFRLSGFRSFEREVTPQQIEAVRRNARRAKPVRVLHT; this is encoded by the coding sequence GTGGATACCTTTGCATTTATCATCCATCCCATCGATCCGAAACGGGATGTCAGCCGGAAGTTTCCGTTGTTAGGACGTGTCTTAAATGAGAAGCAGATCGATTTCTTCTCCACGTTCTTCCCTCCAGTTTATATTTCCGAGATCGAAGGGATACGTTCGGAAGCTACGGGTAAGGAGATCAAGGGCTGGTTTATTGCCTGCCCCTATACTCCAAGGCGAATGATGGAGTTGCCAGAGCAGGCGGTTTATCGTAAGATTATCCAAACTGGCCGTCTTGCTGAAAAACTTGGGGCTCAGGTGCTTGGGTTGGGCGCTTTTACCTCGGTCGTTGGAGATGCAGGCGTTACAATTGCAAATGCACTGGATGTTCCTGTAACGACTGGTGACTCATACACAGTGATCGTGGCTGTAGAGGCCATTCGAGAAGCGGCACGTATCATGGATATTCCGCTTCGAGGCGCGACTGCCGCAGTAGTGGGTGCCACGGGTACAATTGGGCAAGTTTGTGCTGATTTGTTGGCTGATGATGTAGAACGGTTGTATTTGATCGGCCGCAGACAAGATGCGCTTGAAGAATTGCGAGACAGGCTCAAGGTCCATGCAAGAGCCGAGTTGATCGTCAGTACAAAAATGGATGTTCTCTCGGAGGCACAGCTGATCCTGACTGTAACGAGCGCTGTCCATGATATTATCCGCCCGGAGTATTTGCAATCGGGCAGTGTGGTTTGTGATGTGGCTCGCCCTCGCGATGTATCTGCAATGGTGGCGGCGGTGAGAGATGATATATTAGTGATTGACGGTGGAATGGTTGATGTGCCAGGACCCGTTGATTTCCACTTTAACTTCGGTTTTCCGCCGGGCAAAGCATATGCCTGTATGGCTGAGACAATTGCTCTGGCTTTAGAAGGACGCTTCGAAGATTACACGCTCGGTAAACATATTACAAGAGCGCGTGTCGAGGAGATCGGTTCGATGGCAGTAAAGCATGGTTTTCGCTTGAGCGGTTTTCGTTCGTTCGAGCGGGAAGTAACACCCCAGCAAATTGAGGCAGTGCGGCGCAATGCGCGCAGGGCAAAACCTGTGCGTGTGTTGCACACGTAA
- a CDS encoding response regulator has protein sequence MGKSRLLVVEDDIDIGNMLKIYFSGMDFDVDVAVRGSDALEKTKQVLPHLIVLDIMLPDIDGYEVCRNLRTNMRTSHIPVIFLTQKDERSDKLQGLELGADDYITKPFDIEELKLRVQGAIRRAERESLTDPRSGLPAGRLIEEQLRRIIREKNWALIDARVNYFDSFKDVYGFVAGDDVLRFTAMLIGEVVDELGTNSDFIGHAGGDNFIIVTTAENSVAIRNRIRERFDQEVQTHYNFMDRQQGFVLAPAADGTTTKVPFMNISMGMVSPNEHSFADIREITELAAEARRQDSPSAKTG, from the coding sequence ATGGGAAAATCGCGATTGTTGGTTGTGGAAGACGATATTGACATTGGAAACATGCTGAAGATCTATTTCAGTGGCATGGATTTCGATGTCGATGTTGCCGTGCGCGGTTCAGATGCTTTGGAGAAAACCAAGCAGGTTCTCCCGCATTTGATCGTGTTGGATATCATGTTGCCCGATATTGATGGTTATGAGGTGTGCCGCAATTTGCGCACCAATATGCGTACCAGCCATATCCCTGTGATCTTCCTTACACAAAAGGATGAGCGCAGTGACAAACTGCAGGGATTGGAATTGGGTGCAGATGATTACATCACCAAGCCGTTCGATATTGAGGAACTCAAATTGCGTGTGCAGGGCGCGATCCGACGTGCTGAACGCGAGAGCTTGACCGATCCCCGGTCTGGCCTTCCCGCAGGACGCTTGATCGAAGAGCAATTGCGCCGCATCATTCGTGAAAAGAATTGGGCGCTGATCGATGCACGTGTCAACTACTTTGACTCTTTCAAGGATGTGTACGGCTTTGTGGCCGGTGACGATGTGCTTCGCTTTACCGCCATGTTGATTGGCGAAGTAGTCGACGAATTGGGGACAAACTCTGATTTCATCGGCCATGCAGGTGGCGACAATTTCATTATTGTCACCACTGCTGAAAATTCTGTTGCTATTCGTAACCGTATCAGGGAAAGGTTTGATCAAGAAGTACAGACCCACTACAACTTCATGGACCGCCAACAGGGATTTGTACTGGCTCCTGCCGCAGATGGAACTACTACCAAGGTGCCGTTTATGAACATTTCCATGGGCATGGTTTCGCCCAATGAACATTCGTTTGCCGATATTCGCGAGATCACTGAACTCGCGGCGGAAGCACGTCGGCAGGATTCTCCGTCCGCCAAAACAGGTTGA
- a CDS encoding multidrug transporter: protein MYKIILPSPKLITPFNEPARDLRILNHPLWLHQRNVLAPYTTKEKELDPLERFPSDKEEMIVYRDNLFFDEEYIRIFISMARKKKRAVRAAFSAEDPAFKEHALPLSTSYTLAGDLYLADLWYYPSGPVADVEPMVVDLHSQEVGYYHVPTYMADQSGDLTFQLPLSATLIAIDSWIHVFIADIVFGLFTRGERFQQRLNTDLAFKLGILGAALYEGRQILECSRLVTIGKNCIIDPHAIIHGPTTIGDNVTINAGAVIENCIIGNNVNVSQDVQLMLSVVGDGTFLPFRASLFMTTVMENSMIAQNTCLQMCVVGRNTFIGAGSTFTDYNLVPAPIRAVDGNGNLSHANRPVIGSAVGHNCRIGSGMIVYPARTIESDVVLAASRDRRVIDKNVTYMDSDHHKFKFPGLHQRLYAPKTKDKSSQELESW, encoded by the coding sequence ATGTACAAGATTATCCTTCCGTCGCCCAAACTGATTACCCCTTTCAACGAGCCTGCGCGCGACCTGCGTATCTTGAACCATCCTCTTTGGTTGCACCAACGGAACGTACTTGCCCCCTATACGACAAAAGAAAAAGAACTGGATCCCCTCGAACGATTCCCGTCTGATAAAGAAGAGATGATCGTCTATCGCGATAACCTTTTCTTTGACGAGGAATATATTCGCATCTTTATCTCTATGGCGCGAAAGAAGAAGCGTGCGGTCCGTGCCGCATTTTCTGCTGAGGACCCGGCCTTTAAAGAACATGCTCTACCACTTTCCACTTCTTATACATTGGCAGGCGATCTTTATCTGGCGGACTTGTGGTATTACCCAAGCGGCCCTGTCGCGGATGTAGAACCTATGGTTGTTGATCTGCACTCGCAGGAAGTTGGCTATTATCACGTGCCCACTTACATGGCAGACCAAAGCGGCGATCTAACTTTTCAATTACCCTTGTCAGCTACTTTAATTGCAATTGATAGCTGGATACATGTTTTTATTGCCGATATCGTTTTTGGTTTGTTTACACGTGGGGAGCGATTCCAGCAACGACTGAATACGGATCTGGCGTTTAAACTGGGGATCCTTGGTGCCGCCTTGTATGAGGGTCGCCAAATTCTTGAATGTTCCCGTCTAGTCACGATCGGAAAAAATTGTATTATTGATCCCCACGCCATCATTCATGGACCAACCACGATCGGTGATAATGTGACGATCAATGCTGGTGCTGTGATAGAAAATTGTATTATTGGAAACAATGTCAATGTGTCGCAGGATGTGCAGTTGATGTTGTCTGTTGTGGGAGATGGTACCTTCCTCCCATTTCGTGCATCCCTGTTTATGACGACTGTGATGGAAAACAGCATGATCGCACAAAATACATGTTTGCAAATGTGTGTTGTGGGGCGCAACACGTTCATTGGCGCAGGGTCAACTTTTACTGATTACAATCTTGTGCCTGCTCCGATTCGTGCTGTGGATGGAAATGGTAATCTGAGCCATGCCAACCGCCCGGTGATCGGGAGTGCAGTGGGGCATAATTGTCGTATTGGTTCGGGCATGATCGTGTATCCTGCGCGAACGATTGAGTCGGACGTTGTTTTAGCCGCATCCAGGGATCGGCGTGTGATCGATAAGAATGTAACTTACATGGACAGTGATCATCACAAATTTAAATTCCCTGGATTACACCAGCGATTGTATGCTCCCAAGACCAAGGATAAGAGCTCACAAGAATTGGAATCATGGTAA